DNA sequence from the Halorussus limi genome:
GACGTTCCGGACGTGTGCGACCGGCCGGGACTGGGTCGTCGGCAGGACGTAGTCTGTGTCGAATCTCGGCACCCACTCGCGGACCGCGGGCACGTTGTCGCCGTGGGCGTGGACCGCGACCGGCGTCCCCTCCTCGGTCAACTCGCGGGCGGTCTGGGGGTTCTTGTCGAGATCCGTGACCATGCAATCGACGCCGACGCCGGCGTCTCGGAGGTCGTCCGCGGCGGTCGAGGCCGCGAAGACGGCGTCGGCTTCGCGGGCGCGGTCGAGTTCCGCCGGTCGGTCGGGGTGGTCCGAGTCGGTCAGCGAGGGACCGGCCCCCGCAATAGCGACCGTCTCGCCCGACGCGTCGAGTTCCGCGAGGTCGAAGGGTCCGGTGAGGTCGGCCAGCACGTCGCGGGCGCGCTCGTCGGCCTCGCTGTCGAAGCCGAAGTCCGCCAGAATCCGCTCGTAGACGGGGCTCCACGTTTCGTAGTTCATGTCAGAATCGCTTGAGCCGGAAGTTCGCAAGCAAGTACCCCTACCCGCGAGCGCCCTTCCGGCTTCCCAAATCCGGATTCTTCCTCCCCCGGCATAAGTTTTCTCTTACCGTTCCGGGTCGCTGACAGCATCGAGAGCGTCGACCAATCGGTCGGAGGGCGCTTCTCCCCCGGATTCGTCGGCCACGAGCGAGCGGAGGCGGGCCAGCGCGGCGGGCGTCCCCGCGAGCAGGACGCCCGCGGTTCCGGGCGCGACGGTGACGCCGGCGTCCATCGCGGCCGCGGCGAGAGTTTGGCGCTCGGCGTCCGAGAGTCGAGAAAGCTCGAACACGCGCGTCTCGGTCTCGTCGGCGAGGTCGGCGTCGGCCCCGAGGCGGTCGAGGTGGCGGGCGGCCTCTCCGGCGCTCGTCACGTCCAACTCCTCGACGCCGAGGTCCGCGTCGCGGAGTCGGTCGCGCGCGAAGACGTCCCCTATTTTCGCGGCGTCGAGGGTCTCGGCCACGTCGTGAGTCCGGACGACGTGCGCGCCGCGCTCGACCGCCATCGAAGTCGCGGCCAGCGAGACCGGCAGGGCCTCCTCGGTGCTTCGGCCCGCGAGGTCCCGGAGGAAGTTCTTCCGGTTGATGGAGACCAGAATCGGCTGTCCGAGGCCGCGAAACTCCCGGAGTCGGCGGAACGTCTCGCGGTCGTCTTCGAGGGTCTTGGCCTCCGACCAGCCACCGAACGCGGGGTCCACGATAGTCTTGTCCGTCAGGCCCTCGCGCTTCAGCGCGTCGTAGATGTCGTCCACGCGCTCTATCGCGCCGGGGCGTTCGAGGTCGGGTGGACTCGCCATCTTCACGACCGCGGCGTCGTGGTCGCGACACACGTCGGGCATCCGCGGGTCGGCGAACCCGCAGATGTCGTTGACCATGTCGAACCCGCGCGCGAGCGCCGCGTCTGCGACCTCGGCGTACCGGGTCTCGATGGAGAAGACGGCGTCGCCCGACACGCTCTCGATGGCCTCGACCGCGGTGTCGAGGCGGTCGAGTTCCTGCTCGGCCGAGAGGACCTCGAACCGCTTGTTGGCGGATTCGAGGCCCACGTCCACGATGTCCGCGCCCTCAGCGATTAGTTCGGTGTCGACGTACTCGGCGGCCTCGCCGGGGTCGTCGTAGACGCTCGGGTCGTAGGGCGACTCCTCGCTGACGTTCAGGACGCCCATTATCCGCGGCGGGTGGTCGTCGCCGATGCCCAAGCCCGCGGCGTTCACGTTCTGCATGTGCGAACCCCGGGACGGGAGAAATAAAAAGGAGGCTGTTCCGGAACGCGCGACTCGACGGCGACCCCGGACAGGAGCATCGACCGACCCGGAACTTCGCCGACCCCGAACCTCGACCGAGGCGGCGCATCGAAGCCCATTAATCGTCTGCACGCCAACTGAACCCACGACCGAATTCGCGGCCGAGATTCCGACCCCGAACATGTCCATCCTCGTCATCGACAACTACGACTCGTTCGTCTACAACCTCGTCCAGTACGTCGGCGAGTTCGACCCCGAGGTCTCGGTCCGGCGCAACGACGCCGTCACGGTCGCGGACGTGCGCGAACTCGACCCCGACGGCATCGTCGTCTCGCCGGGTCCCGGCACGCCCGCCGACGCCGGCGTCTCGATTCCGCTGTTCGAGCGGACCGACTACCCGATTCTCGGCGTCTGTCTCGGCCATCAGGCGCTCTGCGCCGCCGAGGGCGCGGCGGTCGGCCACGCGACCGAAGTCGTCCACGGCAAGCCATCGACCGTGACCCACGACGGCGAAGGGGTCTTCGCGGGTCTGCCCGACCCCTTCGAGGTCGGGCGCTACCACTCGCTGGCGGTCGAGCGCGACGAACTCCCCGACACGCTCGACGTGGCGGCGCGGACGGTCGGCGAGGAGCGCGGCGGCGACGGCCGAAGCGTCGTCATGGCGGTCCGCCACCGCGAGCGCCCTCACGTCGGCGTCCAGTTCCACCCCGAGAGCATCCTGACCGACGCGGGCCGACGACTCGTCGCGAACTTCTGCGAGTCCTGTCGGTCGTAAGGACGGACCGCAGAAGTTCGACTACCCGTCCTCGGCCCGCCGGGCGTGTTCGAGCCACTCGTCCAGCCACTCGTGG
Encoded proteins:
- a CDS encoding 6-hydroxymethylpterin diphosphokinase MptE-like protein, with the translated sequence MNYETWSPVYERILADFGFDSEADERARDVLADLTGPFDLAELDASGETVAIAGAGPSLTDSDHPDRPAELDRAREADAVFAASTAADDLRDAGVGVDCMVTDLDKNPQTARELTEEGTPVAVHAHGDNVPAVREWVPRFDTDYVLPTTQSRPVAHVRNVGGFTDGDRAAFLADHLGAAELRFVGWDFDDPDVDPVKAKKLDWAERLLRWLELRRGERFEVLDGRRERIEAAFEGTDVADERL
- the folP gene encoding dihydropteroate synthase, translating into MQNVNAAGLGIGDDHPPRIMGVLNVSEESPYDPSVYDDPGEAAEYVDTELIAEGADIVDVGLESANKRFEVLSAEQELDRLDTAVEAIESVSGDAVFSIETRYAEVADAALARGFDMVNDICGFADPRMPDVCRDHDAAVVKMASPPDLERPGAIERVDDIYDALKREGLTDKTIVDPAFGGWSEAKTLEDDRETFRRLREFRGLGQPILVSINRKNFLRDLAGRSTEEALPVSLAATSMAVERGAHVVRTHDVAETLDAAKIGDVFARDRLRDADLGVEELDVTSAGEAARHLDRLGADADLADETETRVFELSRLSDAERQTLAAAAMDAGVTVAPGTAGVLLAGTPAALARLRSLVADESGGEAPSDRLVDALDAVSDPER
- a CDS encoding anthranilate synthase component II — protein: MSILVIDNYDSFVYNLVQYVGEFDPEVSVRRNDAVTVADVRELDPDGIVVSPGPGTPADAGVSIPLFERTDYPILGVCLGHQALCAAEGAAVGHATEVVHGKPSTVTHDGEGVFAGLPDPFEVGRYHSLAVERDELPDTLDVAARTVGEERGGDGRSVVMAVRHRERPHVGVQFHPESILTDAGRRLVANFCESCRS